TTTGCGGGCTTCACTCGTGGTGACAAGTCCGATTAATGGTACTGTGAGTAATGTCTTTGCCAAGATAGGTAGCTATGTGGATGTTTCATCACCGGTTATTGAGATTATAGATAATAGTCTATTGCACCTTGATCTTCAGGTTTTTGAAAAAGACCTTCCTATGATCAAAATTGGACAGATTATTAATTTTCAATTGACAAACAACCCTGATAAAACTTATTCGGCTAAAGTATTTACGATAGGATCGTCTTTTGAAAATGATAGTAAAACAATTGCTGTTCATAGTACTGTGATCGGTAGCAAGGTTGGTCTGATAGACGGTATGAATATTACAGGGATGATCGGGATCAATAATGTGACCACTCCGGCGGTTCCGAATGACGCAATTGTGGAAGCGGATGGTAAGTTCTACATTTTCGTAGAAACAAGCAAGCAGGCGGAAGAGCATGAAGAAGGACACGATGATCATGGACATGCGCATGATGAGGGTGAGGGCAAGCATGAACATAAAAATGAATTGGAAGCTGCTAAACATGCAACTGAACAGGATAAGAATGTGAATTTTGAGAAAATTGAGATTCAAAAAGGCGTCTCAGCATTGGGATATACAGCCATTACACCAGTACAGGAAATTCCTGCGCAAACCAGAATCGTTGTGAAAGGAGCATTTTTTATCAATGCCAAGATGAGCAATACAGGTGGGCATGAACATTAAGTAGTAGCATTTGTTAACGAAGTAATCATGATAAGGTATGGAACACAAACATATTTATGATGGACAAGGTAAACAACTTTGTTGTACACAGACAGAAAAAATATATAATCAGGCAGGCGCCCAACGTTTAATACAGGGCGCGCCTGCCCAGGATCAGGCACATAGTCACAGTGATGATGACGGTCATGATCATTCAGTAGCGGAAGGCAGTACATTGAAGCTCTTTCTGCCAGCAATAATTTCATTTGTCCTGCTGATTGGGGCCATTGCAATGGACAATTGGGTACCACAGGAATGGTTTAAGGGCTGGATCCGGATCATTTGGTATGTACTGGCTTACATTCCGGTTGGATTCCCCGTGATTAAAGATGCATTGAAGAGTATTGGAAAAGGAGAGATTTTCTCTGAATTCTTACTTATGAGCATCGCCACCATTGGTGCTTTTGCAATCAAAGAATACCCAGAGGGTGTTGCTGTCATGCTTTTTTATGCGGTAGGGGAAGTGTTTCAGACATTGGCTGTCAGCCGTGCCAAGAGCAATATTAAGGTGCTCCTGGATCAGCGCCCGGATGAGGTGACCATTGTTGAAGCAAACAGTAGCCGGGTGATCAAAGCTGAGGCTGCAGCAATTGGTGATGTTATCCAGCTGAAGCCCGGGGAGAAGTTGGGCTTGGATGGGGAACTTATCTCCGATACAGCTTCCTTCAATACGGCGGCGTTGACGGGAGAAAGTAAACCTGACACAAAGACCAAAGGTGAAGTTGTGCTGGCCGGAATGATCAA
The window above is part of the Sphingobacterium sp. ML3W genome. Proteins encoded here:
- a CDS encoding efflux RND transporter periplasmic adaptor subunit, whose product is MRVIIKIFFALTITTVLYSCGSDSKGAGDAKKEEGKGAAEESHEEGPVTVAALSEQQIKAVGIAFGTIAEKELTATIKANGLLSVPNNNKANATTLYGGVIKTLNVQLGDIVRKGQVIATITNPQFIQLQEEYVALASKITLAEQEMARQQELNEGNAGARKNLQSATADFNSLRARKASLQQQIQLMGINPNSVSLSNLRASLVVTSPINGTVSNVFAKIGSYVDVSSPVIEIIDNSLLHLDLQVFEKDLPMIKIGQIINFQLTNNPDKTYSAKVFTIGSSFENDSKTIAVHSTVIGSKVGLIDGMNITGMIGINNVTTPAVPNDAIVEADGKFYIFVETSKQAEEHEEGHDDHGHAHDEGEGKHEHKNELEAAKHATEQDKNVNFEKIEIQKGVSALGYTAITPVQEIPAQTRIVVKGAFFINAKMSNTGGHEH